The proteins below are encoded in one region of Romeriopsis navalis LEGE 11480:
- the thrC gene encoding threonine synthase — MIINPPTAANAPRSGTAWRGLIEEYRRYLPVTDSTPVVTLREGNTPLIPVPTIAAEIGKGVRVFVKYDGLNPTGSFKDRGMTMAVTKAKEAGGEAVICASTGNTSAAAAAYARRAGMRAYVLIPDGYVALGKLAQALMYGAEVIAIKGNFDRALELVKESAEKYPVTLVNSLNPFRLQGQKTAAFEVTDGLGNAPDWLCIPVGNAGNITAYWMGFNEYYQEGRCTKLPRMMGFQAAGSAPFVQGGIVKDPETIATAIRIGNPANYDKALKVRAESNGEFNPVTDEEILVAYQKLAAEGVFCEPASAASVAGLLKKKDAVPFGATIVCVLTGNGLKDPDTAIKRSGDDQFYQGVEPDMASVAKLMGF, encoded by the coding sequence GTGATTATCAATCCCCCAACTGCTGCGAATGCGCCCCGGTCTGGAACGGCGTGGCGTGGCTTGATCGAAGAATATCGCCGCTATCTCCCAGTGACGGACAGTACGCCGGTGGTGACGCTGCGGGAAGGGAATACGCCGCTGATTCCGGTGCCGACGATCGCTGCTGAGATTGGCAAGGGGGTGCGGGTATTTGTGAAATATGACGGTCTGAATCCCACGGGCAGCTTTAAGGATCGGGGCATGACCATGGCCGTGACCAAGGCGAAGGAAGCCGGGGGTGAGGCGGTAATCTGTGCCAGTACCGGCAATACGTCGGCGGCGGCCGCGGCCTATGCGCGCCGGGCGGGGATGCGGGCCTATGTCTTGATTCCAGATGGTTATGTGGCCTTGGGTAAGTTGGCTCAGGCGCTGATGTACGGTGCGGAAGTAATTGCGATTAAGGGCAACTTCGATCGGGCGCTGGAGCTGGTGAAGGAGTCGGCGGAGAAGTACCCAGTCACCTTGGTCAACTCCCTCAATCCCTTCCGGTTGCAAGGGCAGAAGACGGCGGCGTTTGAAGTCACGGATGGCCTGGGCAATGCTCCGGATTGGCTCTGTATTCCGGTAGGTAATGCCGGGAATATTACCGCTTACTGGATGGGCTTCAATGAGTATTACCAGGAAGGTCGTTGTACGAAGTTGCCCCGGATGATGGGCTTCCAGGCAGCGGGTTCGGCGCCGTTTGTCCAAGGTGGGATTGTTAAGGACCCGGAGACGATCGCCACGGCGATTCGAATTGGTAATCCGGCGAACTATGACAAGGCGCTGAAGGTGCGGGCGGAAAGCAATGGCGAATTTAACCCTGTCACCGATGAGGAAATTTTGGTCGCCTACCAAAAGCTGGCGGCGGAGGGGGTGTTCTGTGAACCGGCCAGTGCGGCATCGGTCGCCGGTCTGCTGAAGAAAAAAGATGCGGTGCCCTTTGGCGCAACGATCGTCTGTGTGCTCACTGGCAACGGTCTGAAGGATCCGGATACAGCGATTAAGCGTAGCGGTGACGACCAGTTTTATCAGGGAGTTGAGCCGGATATGGCATCGGTGGCGAAGCTGATGGGATTTTAG